A DNA window from Hordeum vulgare subsp. vulgare chromosome 1H, MorexV3_pseudomolecules_assembly, whole genome shotgun sequence contains the following coding sequences:
- the LOC123448403 gene encoding ATPase MORC2A-like isoform X10, with protein MKFASLACSMEYVVCATVPRGMSCLIFFMVGSGLNYVLLKKRSRNICRAKVHDVPSGIKIPSVWSITTFVPVEKYQQNDFLKFSLVPDPEDDNQTNEWGRFMCYLRKSGKACAVKLGSVTFHILYPGYSVSAMVLYETKLKDHGVCKNVTGNGMYGRSNTSEETCDNIPHIKEMEFSCKHHNSYITEPHGFVPESSRFNSVENGPRFLDPEVKKKTSTLARNFVKTNPRYLRTLGQTHAGWIFGAVAELVDNSRDAGASRLDISIQSMFSKKEKGKVPVLCVSDDGLGMTYEEMMRMVSFGHDGANEHCKDQIGRFGIGFKSGSMKLGKDALVLTQTSTSRSVSFLSQSFNDKKDNIEIPVVTYCKEGQYMEVDLNVQSKATAERNLDAIKEFSPFNEYFIGEKVGLFGEEGTGTQVYIWNLEKWGADYTLEWNPEKINEIPAGHGNGDILIRSKRVRSRPGQRSGNVPLDYSLKAYLEVMFLNPQMKITVQGSPVITRHLEKKLDETSVMSGEIKGRTIRLTLGLSYEEWDRVNCGMFLYWHGRLIESYKRVGGQQYNADAGRGIIGVADVTDLIDNEDGSTWVLNSKQGFQDCEMYVKLEEWLGRKADQYWDRNFDKLELREDSEHIEAVDDWVQCNSCRKWRVLSVGFDKDCLPSEWFVLLHATFQWEM; from the exons ATGAAGTTTGCTTCTTTGGCTTGTTCTATGGAATATGTTGTATGTGCTACAGTACCTCGCGGAATGTCTTGCCTAATTTTTTTCATGGTAGGTTCTGGGTTGAACTACGTATTGCTGAAAAAACGTAGTAGGAACATATGCCGGGCCAAAGTCCATGACGTTCCCAGTGGCATCAAAAT TCCCTCTGTTTGGTCAATTACTACGTTCGTGCCAGTTGAGAAGTACCAGCAGAATGATTTCCTAAAATTTTCACTTGTTCCTGATCCGGAAGATGATAATCAGACAAATGAATGGGGAAGGTTTATGTGTTACCTTCGCAAAAGTGGGAAG GCCTGCGCTGTTAAACTTGGATCTGTCACCTTCCACATTCTGTATCCTGGATATTCTGTCTCTGCAATGGTCTTGTATGAGACTAAACTGAAAGATCATGGTGTCTGCAAAAATGTGACTGGGAATGGGATGTATG GGAGATCCAACACAAGCGAGGAGACTTGTGATAACATACCGCATATAAAGGAGATGGAGTTTTCATGTAAACACCATAATTCATATATCACAGAACCCCATGGGTTTGTTCCAGAATCCTCACGATTCAATTCTGTTGAAAATGGTCCTAGATTTTTAGATCCagaagtgaagaagaaaacaTCTACACTTGCAAGAAATTTTGTTAAAACAAACCCTAGGTATCTCCGAACACTTGGTCAGACACATGCTGGCTGGATCTTTGGAGCAGTAGCAGAGCTCGTAGATAACTCCAGAGATGCTGGTGCATCCAG ATTGGATATTTCCATCCAATCTATGTTTTCAaagaaggaaaaaggaaaagttcCTGTCTTATGTGTATCTGATGATGGCCTTGGAATGACTTATGAGGAAATGATGAGAATGGTCTCATTTGGTCATGACGGAGCTAATGAACACTGCAAGGATCAGATTGGGAGGTTTGGAATTGGATTTAAG TCTGGGTCTATGAAACTTGGGAAAGATGCACTAGTGCTTACCCAAACTTCAACTTCCAGATCAGTGTCCTTTCTTTCGCAGTCCTTCAATGACAAGAAAGAT AATATTGAGATCCCTGTGGTGACATATTGCAAGGAAGGACAATACATggaagttgatttgaatgtccAGTCTAAAGCTACTGCAGAGCGTAACCTCGATGCAATCAAGGAATTTTCCCCGTTTAATgagtacttcattggagaaaaggtGGGGTTATTTGGTGAAGAGGGTACCGGTACACAGGTTTATATCTGGAATTTAGAAAAATGGGGTGCTGACTACACCTTGGAATGGAACCCAGAGAAGATTAATGAAATTCCTGCTGGTCATGGTAACGGAGACATATTAATTCGTTCAAAAAGAGTCCGATCGCGTCCAGGACAGAGAAGTGGCAAT GTGCCATTGGATTATTCGCTTAAGGCTTATCTAGAAGTTATGTTCCTGAATCCTCAGATGAAAATCACTGTCCAAGGTTCTCCG GTCATAACCCGTCATTTGGAAAAAAAACTTGATGAGACGTCTGTTATGTCCGGTGAAATCAAGGGGAGGACCATCCGTCTGACACTGGGGTTGAGTTATGAAGAATGGGATAGAGTTAACTGTGGAATGTTCTTGTATTGGCATGGGCGTCTAATAGAG TCTTACAAACGAGTTGGAGGGCAACAGTACAATGCTGACGCAGGGCGTGGAATAATAGGAGTTGCAGATGTTACTGACCTCATT GATAACGAAGATGGTAGTACTTGGGTTCTTAACAGCAAGCAAGGGTTTCAGGATTGTGAAATGTATGTCAAACTGGAGGAGTGGCTCGGGAGAAAAGCAGATCAATACTGGGATAGAAATTTTGACAAGCTTGAATTG